The following coding sequences lie in one Lolium perenne isolate Kyuss_39 chromosome 2, Kyuss_2.0, whole genome shotgun sequence genomic window:
- the LOC127334348 gene encoding SNF1-related protein kinase regulatory subunit gamma-1 → METDSPRSPEAAIGHRVEDLWEIAQPQLSPSEKLNSCFEDIPVASFPRAHPSQVIEIPSDASLADTVETLSKNKILSAPIRNVDAPEDASWIDKYIGIVEFAGIAMWLLHQTDASPNGTAGSAVGSPVANLAARLGSFTFRRTSSGRVETTTDSESDEAASVGGSFFETLTSSEFYKNTKVGDISGSFRWAPFLALQTSDTFLTMLLLLSKYRMKSLPVVDMGGDHIENIITQSSVVHMLAECAGLPWFESWGTKKLCDLGLPLMKPYKLVKVNEDQPVLKAFQLMREKGVGGLPVMDTSGTKAIGNISIRDVQYLLAAPKIYKQYRTIAAKDFLTAVRHHLQEQQEASPFLHDVITCKRDDAIKDIILKLDSVKIHRIYVVDDKGDAEGVITLRDIISKLVHEPRHYFGDFFDGVVPLPANSTV, encoded by the exons ATGGAGACGGACAGCCCGCGGAGCCCGGAGGCGGCGATCGGGCACCGGGTGGAGGACCTGTGGGAGATTGCGCAGCCGCAGCTCTCGCCCTCCGAGAAGCTCAACTCATGCTTCGAGGACATCCCCGTCGCGTCCTTCCCGCGAGCCCACCCCTCCCAAG TAATCGAGATACCTTCGGATGCCAGCCTTGCTGATACTGTTGAAACATTATCTAAAAACAAAATTTTGAGTGCACCCATAAGAAATGTCGATGCCCCAGAGGATGCTAGTTGGATAGATAAATACATCGGTATTGTGGAATTTGCTGGTATTGCGATGTGGTTGCTTCATCAG ACGGACGCTTCACCTAATGGGACAGCTGGTTCTGCAGTTGGATCGCCTGTAGCCAATCTAGCAGCTAGGTTAGGCTCATTCACATTCAGAAGAACGTCGTCTGGCAGGGTAGAAACTACCACTGATTCAGAATCAGATGAAGCAGCATCAGTTGGTGGAAGCTTTTttgaaacccttacttcctctgaGTTCTATAAGAACACAAAG GTTGGCGACATCTCAGGAAGCTTCCGATGGGCACCATTTCTTGCCTTGCAGACATCTGACACATTCCTCACCATGTTGCTTCTTCTATCCAAGTACAGGATGAAGAGCCTCCCAGTGGTAGATATGGGGGGAGATCACATTGAGAATATCATTACACAATCTTCAGTTGTGCACATGCTTGCAGAGTGTGCTGGACTTCCTTGGTTTGAAAGCTGGGGAACTAAGAAACTCTGTGATCTTGGTCTTCCTCTGATGAAGCCATACAAACTTGTTAAG GTAAATGAAGATCAGCCAGTCCTAAAAGCCTTCCAACTGATGAGGGAGAAAGGTGTTGGTGGTCTGCCAGTTATGGACACAAGTGGAACAAAAGCAATTGGTAATATTAGCATCAGAGATGTCCAATATCTTCTGGCTGCCCCCAAGATATACAAACAATACAG GACGATCGCAGCGAAGGATTTCCTTACCGCGGTCCGGCATCATCTCCAGGAGCAACAGGAGGCTTCCCCCTTCCTGCATGACGTCATCACATGCAAGAGGGACGACGCGATTAAGGACATCATACTGAAGCTGGACTCGGTGAAGATCCACCGGATCTACGTGGTCGACGACAAGGGGGACGCCGAGGGGGTGATCACGCTGAGGGACATAATCTCCAAGCTGGTGCATGAGCCCCGCCACTACTTCGGGGACTTCTTCGACGGCGTTGTTCCTCTACCCGCAAACAGCACCGTATGA
- the LOC139835702 gene encoding uncharacterized protein, which produces MYTIISDRQKGLLKAVSQVFPHSPHRFCLRHIYANFQSAGFRGPELKKHMDAASYCYTKPEFDRAMDAMKADCEEAYNWLMQIPVETWARHAFDTNCKTDLVVNNISEVFNKMILDVRNKPIRTMLEGLRNKVMVKNSGTREKTERTRWEITPHYTEKLEEAKRWSRECTAKNCDVDLWQVSNSKRNCAVNLKNHTCTCRKWDITGVPCSHAVAAIMKVRQHPEDYVHEFFKKPLYKEAYKHVVYPVPGPDDWKKT; this is translated from the exons ATGTACACAATTATTTCTGATAGGCAAAAG GGACTTCTCAAAGCTGTATCACAAGTGTTCCCACATTCTCCTCATAGGTTCTGTTTGAGGCATATTTATGCCAACTTCCAATCTGCTGGATTCAGAGGGCCAGAACTGAAGAAGCACATGGATGCAGCTAGTTATTGTTACACAAAACCAGAATTTGACAGAGCAATGGATGCTATGAAGGCAGATTGTGAGGAGGCTTATAATTGGCTCATGCAGATTCCTGTAGAGACATGGGCCAGGCATGCTTTTGATACAAACTGCAAAACAGATCTTGTTGTGAACAATATTTCAGAAGTGTTCAACAAAATGATCCTGGATGTGAGGAACAAGCCTATCAGAACAATGCTAGAAGGGCTAAGGAATAAAGTCATGGTAAAGAACAGTGGGACAAGAGAGAAGACAGAGAGAACCAGATGGGAGATCACTCCACACTATACTGAGAAGTTGGAAGAAGCAAAGAGGTGGTCAAGGGAATGCACTGCAAAGAATTGTGATGTTGACCTGTGGCAGGTTAGCAACAGCAAAAGAAATTGTGCAGTCAACCTAAAGAACCACACTTGCACCTGTAGGAAATGGGATATCACTGGAGTACCTTGTAGTCATGCAGTTGCTGCAATTATGAAAGTGAGACAGCATCCAGAGGACTATGTACATGAGTTCTTCAAGAAGCCACTGTACAAAGAAGCCTACAAACATGTTGTGTACCCTGTGCCTGGTCCAGATGATTGGAAAAAGACATAG